Proteins from a single region of Eublepharis macularius isolate TG4126 chromosome 9, MPM_Emac_v1.0, whole genome shotgun sequence:
- the IAPP gene encoding islet amyloid polypeptide: MCSLKGPFLFIFLSITLNSLEATPVERLLSLAGDFSDGTPNRQEWLLPVLSRSTGFLGLNGAVLGEETIKPKSHRLEKRKCNTATCVTQRLADFLVRSSNTFGAIYSPTNVGSNTYGKRDKEPPNYLQL, encoded by the exons ATGTGCAGCCTCAAGGGACCCTTTCTTTTTATCTTCTTATCAATTACTTTAAATTCCCTGGAAGCGACACCTGTCGAGAG ACTGCTTTCTTTGGCTGGTGATTTCTCTGATGGGACTCCCAACAGACAAGAATGGCTCTTGCCTGTCCTTTCAAGAAGTACCGGCTTCTTGGGACTGAATGGAGCTGTCCTGGGAGAAGAAACAATAAAACCCAAAAG TCACCGCTTGGAGAAACGGAAGTGCAACACAGCCACTTGTGTGACTCAACGCTTAGCCGACTTCTTAGTCCGTTCGAGCAACACTTTCGGAGCAATCTACTCACCCACCAATGTAGGTTCCAACACCTACGGCAAAAGAGACAAAGAACCTCCAAACTATCTACAACTTTAA